In the genome of Ptychodera flava strain L36383 chromosome 13, AS_Pfla_20210202, whole genome shotgun sequence, one region contains:
- the LOC139148529 gene encoding uncharacterized protein gives MVQAETIILRSVQKSVFHKEYEILSATKSAGTDNNRLQKRNPISRMNPFIDEKGLIRVGGRLRQSDIDLCGRHPIILPQDNHISRLIIDHVHRLVQHQGRQLTLSNVRANGYWIMGYMTW, from the coding sequence ATGGTACAAGCAGAAACCATCATCCTACGCTCAGTACAGAAAAGCGTGTTTCATAAAGAATATGAGATACTATCTGCAACAAAGTCAGCAGGCACGGACAACAACAGACTACAGAAACGGAACCCCATCAGCCGGATGAACCCATTCATCGATGAAAAAGGACTCATCCGTGTTGGAGGAAGACTTCGTCAATCCGACATCGACCTCTGCGGCCGACACCCCATCATCCTTCCACAGGACAACCACATTTCACGTCTTATCATCGATCATGTACATCGACTAGTACAACATCAAGGCAGACAACTCACCCTGTCAAACGTCAGAGCTAATGGCTATTGGATCATGGGGTACATGACATGGTAA
- the LOC139147983 gene encoding uncharacterized protein produces MQDPTERKIDTAETLSKEYEQTWNKLQRLYQQDKTPEGKEHAELTEISFNRNIEQANEYINDAKTRRAENSVLIFKSPSERGSALGSLRSSHRTRSSTSSRTNALKAQGKARSAAREAEYMKTIAHHQAKIKVIEAEMKAEKARIDAETLQQVAEENSLPVQTLTTPDQSSNDHVSRYIAMKRELKHDPLPALNFTEFVPKAQNKDLESSPLLIQPGQGTPTESGETVTPTSNQQTPTTSQNNNNMQPLTEIAQMMARQRLPLQQPITFGGDPTMYMSWKRSFEATVTTACIQTSEKLDFLHKYTQGDPQKIVEDHLQRYVDDPDESYREAWIELEDRFGNPAVITAVILERLKSFPKVKPDESKKLLELSDLCSNTEAHMRKLPDLSSLNTPQGLKPVMEKLPRFVLNKWRDNVASYK; encoded by the coding sequence ATGCAGGACCCAACAGAACGCAAAATTGATACAGCAGAGACACTTTCCAAGGAATACGAACAAACTTGGAACAAACTTCAGAGACTTTATCAACAAGACAAGACTCCAGAAGGTAAGGAGCATGCAGAATTAACGGAAATAAGCTTCAATAGGAACATTGAACAAGCAAATGAATACATTAACGATGCAAAGACAAGGAGAGCTGAAAACAGCGTCCTCATCTTCAAATCACCATCCGAACGAGGATCTGCATTAGGCAGCTTACGTAGTTCACACAGAACcagatcatcaacatcatccagAACAAACGCATTAAAGGCACAAGGCAAGGCACGCTCTGCAGCAAGAGAGGCAGAATATATGAAGACAATAGCCCATCATCAAGCTAAGATCAAAGTTATCGAAGCTGAAATGAAAGCAGAAAAGGCAAGGATCGACGCAGAAACCCTCCAGCAAGTAGCGGAAGAAAATTCCTTACCAGTACAGACACTTACTACACCAGACCAGTCATCAAACGACCATGTATCACgatacattgcaatgaaaagagAATTGAAGCATGATCCATTACCAGCACTGAACTTTACCGAGTTCGTACCCAAAGCACAAAATAAAGACTTAGAATCATCCCCTCTACTGATACAACCAGGACAGGGAACACCAACAGAATCAGGTGAGACAGTCACACCTACTTCAAATCAACAGACAcctacaacaagccagaacaacaacaacatgcaaccTCTGACGGAGATAGCCCAAATGATGGCCCGTCAACGTTTACCACTACAACAACCAATAACATTTGGAGGCGACCCAACCATGTACATGTCATGGAAAAGATCATTCGAGGCCACTGTGACAACGGCCTGCATACAGACATCTGAGAAACTTGACTTCCTGCATAAATACACGCAGGGAGATCCGCAGAAAATCGTCGAAGACCATCTACAACGTTACGTAGACGACCCAGACGAGTCATACAGAGAGGCTTGGATAGAACTAGAAGACAGATTTGGCAACCCTGCAGTCATCACCGCAGTAATCCTGGAAAGACTGAAGTCCTTCCCGAAAGTTAAACCAGACGAAAGCAAAAAGCTACTCGAACTATCAGACTTGTGCTCTAACACAGAGGCACACATGAGAAAACTTCCTGACCTTTCGTCCCTCAATACACCACAGGGACTCAAGCCCGTCATGGAGAAGTTACCAAGATTCGTCCTCAACAAGTGGAGAGATAACGTGGCATCATACAAATGA